From Ignisphaera aggregans DSM 17230, the proteins below share one genomic window:
- a CDS encoding proteasome endopeptidase complex, beta component (COGs: COG0638 20S proteasome alpha and beta subunits~InterPro IPR000243:IPR001353:IPR016050:IPR019983~KEGG: hbu:Hbut_1567 proteasome beta precursor~PFAM: 20S proteasome A and B subunits~PRIAM: Proteasome endopeptidase complex~SPTR: A2BN27 Proteasome beta~TIGRFAM: proteasome endopeptidase complex, beta subunit~PFAM: Proteasome subunit~TIGRFAM: proteasome endopeptidase complex, archaeal, beta subunit), with translation MFNYRYRSMDIPIYGDRYSIPKEVIEKAYRGTTTVGMALKDFVVLAADKKATAGLYVAHKNVKKIVRLTENSAITIAGLVADAQTLADYIRAEAYYYYYINNRPMSIRSMASLLGLILNEYKYFPFIVQLILGGYDYYEGAKLFSIDYFGDVTEERYTATGSGSPIAIGVIESGYRPEMSIDDAVSLVVKAVATASMRDVFSGGIGVDVVVIGKDFYREMTFQGEEIRKIIGRASQ, from the coding sequence ATGTTTAATTATAGATATAGATCTATGGATATACCAATATATGGAGATAGATATAGTATTCCAAAGGAAGTTATAGAGAAGGCATATAGAGGAACTACAACAGTTGGTATGGCATTGAAAGACTTTGTTGTTCTAGCTGCTGATAAAAAAGCTACAGCTGGGCTATATGTAGCTCATAAGAATGTTAAAAAGATTGTAAGGCTGACAGAGAATAGTGCTATAACCATAGCTGGTTTAGTAGCTGATGCACAGACATTAGCAGATTATATAAGAGCTGAAGCATATTACTACTACTATATCAATAATAGGCCTATGAGCATTAGAAGTATGGCATCACTCCTAGGGCTTATACTCAACGAATATAAGTATTTTCCATTCATAGTACAGCTAATTCTAGGAGGATACGATTACTATGAAGGCGCAAAACTATTCTCCATAGACTACTTTGGCGATGTAACTGAAGAGAGATATACTGCAACTGGCTCTGGCTCCCCTATAGCTATAGGTGTTATAGAATCTGGATACAGACCAGAGATGTCTATAGATGATGCAGTTTCCCTTGTTGTAAAAGCTGTTGCAACAGCTTCTATGAGAGATGTCTTTAGCGGAGGTATAGGAGTAGATGTAGTTGTTATTGGAAAGGATTTCTATAGAGAGATGACATTTCAAGGAGAAGAGATTAGGAAGATTATTGGTAGAGCTTCACAATGA
- a CDS encoding 3-dehydroquinate synthase (COGs: COG0371 Glycerol dehydrogenase~InterPro IPR001670:IPR002658~KEGG: ape:APE_0519.1 glycerol-1-phosphate dehydrogenase~PFAM: 3-dehydroquinate synthase; iron-containing alcohol dehydrogenase~SPTR: Q9YER2 Glycerol-1-phosphate dehydrogenase [NAD(P)+]~PFAM: 3-dehydroquinate synthase), whose amino-acid sequence MANNIHQIDLPKRVIVGSNILQDVGIHISELGLGKRVVIVTGSGITKSYGEEVKQVLVDRGFDVWTINVDRATMDEVERVVGIVREVRSEVIIGVGGGKAIDVAKYSSFLTSTSFVSIPTTPSHDGIASPFASIKDVSRPTSVRASTPNLVIADIEIISRAPRRHIISGCADLLGKFSAVLDWRLAHRLKNEYYGDYAASLALLSAQHIVKYSEWFAMKNIPKEAVRVLVEALISSGIAMAIAGSTRPASGSEHLIAHAIDVVANYPALHGEEVGIGSIIALYLHGRNWKKIKNVLKTIGAPTTAKEINISREQLIQALTIAHKIRPERYTILGENGMTIEAAENVARATSVID is encoded by the coding sequence ATGGCTAATAATATTCACCAGATAGATCTTCCAAAGAGGGTTATTGTTGGTAGCAATATTCTACAAGATGTAGGTATTCATATATCTGAGCTAGGTCTTGGAAAAAGAGTTGTTATTGTTACAGGTTCGGGTATCACTAAATCCTATGGTGAAGAGGTAAAACAGGTTTTAGTTGATAGAGGTTTTGATGTATGGACTATAAATGTTGATAGAGCTACTATGGATGAGGTTGAGAGAGTTGTAGGTATTGTTAGAGAGGTTAGATCTGAGGTTATTATTGGTGTCGGCGGTGGAAAGGCTATAGATGTTGCTAAGTATAGCTCTTTTCTTACATCGACATCCTTTGTAAGTATACCTACAACACCTTCTCACGATGGTATAGCATCGCCTTTTGCATCTATAAAAGATGTATCTAGACCAACATCTGTTAGAGCATCTACACCAAATCTTGTTATAGCAGATATAGAGATTATCTCTAGAGCTCCTAGGAGACATATTATATCTGGATGTGCAGATCTACTAGGGAAATTCTCAGCTGTTCTAGATTGGAGGCTTGCCCATAGGCTAAAGAATGAATACTATGGTGATTATGCAGCATCTCTAGCACTACTATCAGCACAACATATAGTTAAATACAGTGAGTGGTTTGCTATGAAGAATATTCCTAAGGAAGCTGTAAGAGTACTTGTAGAAGCATTGATTAGCAGCGGTATAGCTATGGCTATAGCAGGCTCAACAAGACCTGCAAGCGGTTCTGAACACCTCATTGCACATGCAATAGATGTTGTAGCAAATTACCCCGCTCTCCACGGCGAAGAAGTAGGTATTGGAAGCATAATAGCTCTATATCTCCATGGAAGAAACTGGAAAAAGATAAAAAATGTTTTAAAAACCATAGGAGCACCAACAACAGCAAAAGAAATCAATATATCTAGAGAACAACTAATACAAGCACTAACAATAGCACACAAGATAAGACCAGAGAGATATACAATACTAGGTGAAAACGGTATGACAATAGAAGCAGCAGAAAACGTTGCTAGAGCTACAAGTGTAATAGACTAG
- a CDS encoding hypothetical protein (InterPro IPR010916~KEGG: hbu:Hbut_0993 hypothetical protein~SPTR: A2BLH9 Universally conserved protein~PFAM: MG2 domain) has product MMARRIISTISLLLLLLIAVPVVAQTLTVSTDKSMYIPGDTVVVSGTAPANQYVSIDIVNPDGKIVDTKIVTSGSDGRYTASFKLPSTIPYGDWKAGKYTVRAYVGTLVATTQFDLIPGGVVKGRVVDEAGAPVADATVTAVETGVTITTGSDGRFSIVTGAGTFTIAVSKSGYVSTSIKVTVATGEIKDVGDIKIVSQFYLLNATLADLSKRVKALEDEIKSIKDSVDAMKNSVDTVNNNINVVSQRIASIENAINALNTALSDLKNAVDGVSKSVNTLTNNIAAITSNLNTVASKVDTISSKVDAVSGKVDSVLNAVSGVVSKIDALSSKLDAVSNSLGGKIDTVSDSIKSISAAVGDMANKVNDVSRKVDAMSSDVAGLSKKIDDAVTTVTSAINNVGNKVDNVGNKVDTATSTLGNKIDSATSTLQTYVIITLVFALIAAAASIYAVVQLGKKLAG; this is encoded by the coding sequence ATGATGGCTAGAAGAATCATATCCACAATATCCCTATTGCTATTGCTGCTAATAGCAGTACCTGTAGTAGCACAGACACTAACAGTATCAACAGATAAATCAATGTATATACCTGGGGATACAGTTGTTGTTAGTGGTACTGCTCCAGCAAACCAATATGTGAGTATAGATATAGTTAACCCTGATGGGAAAATAGTTGACACAAAAATTGTTACGTCTGGTAGCGATGGGAGATACACAGCATCATTCAAACTACCATCAACTATACCATATGGCGATTGGAAAGCTGGAAAATATACTGTTAGAGCATATGTAGGAACACTAGTTGCAACAACACAATTCGATCTAATACCTGGTGGTGTAGTCAAGGGTAGAGTTGTCGATGAAGCAGGAGCCCCTGTTGCAGATGCAACTGTTACTGCTGTAGAAACAGGTGTAACTATAACCACAGGTAGCGACGGTAGATTCAGTATAGTGACAGGTGCAGGAACATTCACTATAGCTGTAAGTAAATCTGGATATGTAAGCACATCGATAAAGGTGACTGTAGCTACAGGAGAAATTAAAGATGTTGGAGATATAAAGATAGTATCACAGTTCTATCTACTTAATGCTACTCTAGCAGATCTATCTAAGAGAGTTAAAGCTCTTGAGGATGAGATAAAGAGTATCAAGGATAGTGTAGATGCTATGAAGAATAGTGTTGATACTGTAAACAACAATATTAATGTTGTGAGCCAGAGAATTGCATCTATAGAGAATGCTATTAATGCTCTCAATACAGCTCTAAGCGATCTTAAGAATGCCGTAGATGGAGTTAGTAAATCTGTTAATACTCTAACCAACAATATCGCTGCAATCACAAGCAATCTAAATACTGTAGCTAGCAAGGTAGATACCATATCCAGTAAAGTTGATGCAGTATCTGGAAAAGTAGATAGTGTATTAAATGCTGTTAGCGGTGTTGTTAGTAAGATAGATGCACTAAGCTCTAAACTTGATGCGGTTTCCAATAGCCTTGGAGGTAAGATTGATACAGTATCCGATAGTATAAAGAGTATTTCAGCTGCTGTTGGAGATATGGCGAATAAAGTTAATGATGTATCTAGAAAAGTAGATGCTATGTCTAGTGATGTAGCAGGTCTATCTAAAAAGATTGACGATGCTGTTACAACTGTGACAAGTGCTATTAATAATGTTGGAAATAAAGTTGATAACGTTGGCAATAAGGTTGACACTGCCACTAGCACTCTTGGTAATAAGATTGATAGCGCCACTAGCACTCTACAGACATATGTGATAATAACACTAGTATTTGCATTAATAGCAGCTGCAGCATCTATCTATGCAGTTGTTCAGCTGGGTAAGAAGTTAGCTGGATAA
- a CDS encoding KH-domain/beta-lactamase-domain protein (COGs: COG1782 metal-dependent RNase consists of a metallo-beta-lactamase domain and an RNA-binding KH domain~InterPro IPR001279:IPR011108:IPR019975~KEGG: hbu:Hbut_1568 exonuclease~PFAM: beta-lactamase domain protein; RNA-metabolising metallo-beta-lactamase~SPTR: A2BN28 Predicted exonuclease~TIGRFAM: KH-domain/beta-lactamase-domain protein~PFAM: Metallo-beta-lactamase superfamily; RNA-metabolising metallo-beta-lactamase; Beta-Casp domain~TIGRFAM: arCOG01782 universal archaeal KH-domain/beta-lactamase-domain protein) — MSFNIDLNYIRNVIFKLIPPTAQLTRLEFEGPEIAIYVKNPAFLLEQTGIISQIAKTIKKRIVIRTDPSIRKRREEVIEYIKSIAPPDTGIEGIEFDDVLGEVVIKAKNPHIIEEKSNQILVYTGWRPRIVRAPPMRSKVFEEVMHGYLSQSEYRLNFLRELGETIHRDVLLAKNGSNYVRVTFLGGAQEVGRSAILVETAESRVLLDFGLNPGRSLSPNAFPRIDLLNIEPDDIDAVIVTHAHLDHCGLVPYLFKYGFRGAVYTTDATRDLMVLLLKDYLEISEREGTEPPFTLRDVEQMLLHTITLKYDVVTDIAPDIRLTLYNAGHILGSAIAHLHIGNGFHNIVYTGDFKFGRTRLLDRANYEFPRVDTIIMESTYGATEQPARDRAEDELIRIVKETYDRGGKVLIPSLSVGRAQEVMLILADAMKQNKLPKIPVYIEGMIHEVTAIHTAYPDLLSKELGQRLKSGENPFDYETFIRLEGREPRTEIVESSEPAIIIATSGMLTGGPAVEYFKLMASNPNHSLVFVSYQVEGTLGRRIRDGAREVAFVNERGKVEVIRIKMQVYSIEGFSGHSDRPQLLEYLRHIEPKPSTAILVHGEKNAVMNLANEISRSRKRLGDINVLTPKILESYTLAYNI; from the coding sequence ATGAGTTTTAACATAGATTTAAACTATATAAGAAACGTCATATTTAAACTAATACCTCCAACAGCACAGCTAACAAGACTAGAATTTGAAGGACCTGAAATAGCTATCTATGTAAAGAATCCTGCATTCCTATTAGAACAGACAGGTATAATTTCACAGATTGCTAAGACTATTAAGAAGCGTATAGTTATAAGGACAGATCCATCTATTAGGAAGAGACGTGAAGAGGTTATAGAGTATATAAAGAGTATAGCTCCACCAGATACAGGTATAGAGGGTATAGAATTTGATGATGTTCTAGGAGAAGTTGTTATAAAGGCTAAGAATCCCCATATAATTGAGGAGAAATCTAACCAGATATTAGTATATACCGGGTGGAGACCGAGAATAGTTAGAGCTCCTCCAATGAGGTCAAAGGTATTTGAAGAGGTTATGCATGGATATTTATCACAGAGTGAATATAGATTAAACTTTCTTAGGGAGCTTGGAGAAACTATACATAGAGATGTTCTCCTAGCAAAGAATGGTAGTAACTATGTTAGAGTAACATTCCTTGGAGGTGCCCAAGAGGTTGGTAGATCAGCAATACTTGTTGAAACTGCAGAGAGTAGAGTATTGCTAGACTTTGGTCTAAATCCTGGGAGAAGCTTATCACCAAATGCATTTCCAAGAATTGACTTACTAAATATAGAGCCTGATGATATAGATGCTGTAATTGTAACACATGCACATTTAGATCACTGTGGACTTGTGCCATATCTATTTAAATATGGGTTTAGAGGTGCTGTATATACAACAGATGCTACAAGAGATCTAATGGTATTACTGCTAAAAGACTATCTAGAGATTAGTGAGAGAGAGGGTACAGAGCCACCATTTACATTAAGAGATGTCGAGCAAATGCTTCTACACACAATAACACTGAAATACGATGTTGTAACAGATATAGCTCCAGATATAAGGCTTACCCTATATAATGCTGGTCATATACTAGGATCTGCAATAGCACATCTACACATAGGAAATGGCTTTCACAACATTGTATATACAGGTGATTTTAAGTTTGGTAGAACAAGACTTCTAGATAGAGCTAACTATGAGTTTCCAAGAGTTGATACAATAATTATGGAGAGTACCTATGGAGCTACAGAACAACCTGCAAGAGATAGAGCAGAGGATGAGCTTATAAGAATAGTTAAGGAGACCTATGATAGAGGTGGAAAGGTATTAATACCTAGTCTAAGTGTTGGTAGAGCTCAGGAGGTTATGCTTATACTTGCAGATGCTATGAAGCAGAATAAACTACCAAAAATACCTGTATATATAGAGGGTATGATACACGAGGTTACAGCTATACATACAGCTTATCCAGATCTACTATCTAAGGAACTTGGACAGAGATTAAAATCTGGTGAGAATCCTTTTGACTATGAAACATTTATAAGACTTGAAGGTAGAGAGCCTAGAACAGAGATTGTTGAGAGTTCTGAACCAGCAATAATAATAGCTACATCAGGAATGCTAACAGGTGGACCAGCTGTAGAATACTTTAAGCTTATGGCCTCTAACCCCAATCACAGCCTGGTATTTGTAAGCTACCAGGTTGAGGGAACTCTTGGTAGAAGGATAAGAGATGGTGCTAGAGAGGTTGCATTTGTTAATGAGAGGGGCAAGGTAGAGGTTATAAGGATAAAGATGCAGGTATACTCAATAGAGGGATTCTCAGGACATTCAGATAGACCACAACTACTAGAGTATTTAAGGCATATAGAGCCAAAGCCATCAACAGCAATACTTGTACATGGGGAGAAGAATGCTGTTATGAATTTAGCTAATGAGATTAGTAGATCTAGGAAGAGATTAGGAGATATAAATGTATTAACTCCAAAGATTCTAGAGTCCTATACACTTGCATACAATATATAG
- a CDS encoding peptidylprolyl isomerase FKBP-type (COGs: COG1047 FKBP-type peptidyl-prolyl cis-trans isomerase 2~InterPro IPR001179~KEGG: smr:Smar_0940 peptidylprolyl isomerase, FKBP-type~PFAM: peptidylprolyl isomerase FKBP-type~SPTR: A3DN29 Peptidylprolyl isomerase, FKBP-type~PFAM: FKBP-type peptidyl-prolyl cis-trans isomerase) yields MAIPKNSFVLIDYTIRVKETGELVDTTIEEVAKNENRYEAEKIYEPLLVIVGENRVVRGLEEHIENFGEVGKEFSIDIPPEKAYGERDPSKVKIMGMREFLRNNIIPEVGKTVEIGGQIGIVKAITGGRVLVDFNHPLAGKTLSTTYRIIKIIEDDVEKIKMLLHRRYRRIPIERFNVSIDQTKNEVVIELPREIYLDRDLQLVKALVVEEIYRYIGKYNSIVFIERYTRAVEQPKQEKIEVKEQTQQQAEQLQVQQSSSASQ; encoded by the coding sequence ATGGCTATACCTAAAAACAGTTTTGTTTTGATAGACTATACTATAAGGGTTAAGGAGACAGGAGAACTTGTAGATACAACTATAGAGGAGGTTGCAAAGAATGAGAATAGATATGAAGCTGAGAAGATATATGAACCACTATTAGTCATTGTTGGTGAGAATAGAGTTGTTAGAGGTTTGGAGGAGCATATAGAGAATTTTGGTGAGGTTGGAAAGGAGTTCTCAATCGATATACCGCCAGAGAAGGCATATGGTGAGAGAGACCCTTCGAAAGTAAAGATAATGGGTATGAGGGAATTCCTAAGAAACAATATTATTCCAGAGGTTGGAAAGACTGTTGAGATAGGTGGTCAGATAGGTATTGTTAAGGCTATTACGGGTGGAAGAGTCTTAGTAGATTTCAACCATCCTCTAGCAGGAAAAACTCTCTCTACAACATATAGAATTATAAAGATTATTGAAGATGATGTAGAGAAAATAAAGATGTTACTCCATAGAAGATATAGAAGAATACCTATAGAGAGATTCAATGTATCTATAGATCAGACAAAAAATGAAGTGGTTATAGAACTCCCAAGAGAAATATATCTAGATAGAGACCTACAACTAGTAAAAGCATTAGTTGTTGAAGAGATCTATAGATATATTGGAAAGTATAACTCCATAGTGTTTATAGAGAGATACACTAGAGCAGTAGAACAGCCAAAGCAGGAAAAGATAGAGGTAAAAGAACAAACACAGCAACAAGCAGAACAGCTACAGGTACAGCAAAGCTCTAGTGCCTCTCAATAA
- a CDS encoding hypothetical protein (InterPro IPR000887~KEGG: nmr:Nmar_1547 hypothetical protein~SPTR: A0RTY7 Putative uncharacterized protein) → MNPVKSKSIYKSISIIILLALSIIPATLLTTTVKAQGTITLSSGNLHPTKAIEIRVDIPGLTANEITLRVLDPAGNAIIPNLIARSVATGVYYAYLGGEDIQNLAEFLGAGAKVDPSQYGAMIPRGRVSLGTTLTIEVLGYGISTTVYYGYVAPTSVKFDRDVVPTRRINEYEITLTVVDQDLNLNPVAVDQGGNIILNLRLIGTADGFYAEGQLQLQVGSESKVNSAEFSVRFTVQDLIDVLQGIEDREGGPLKKGDVILIDVASDVGGNDNTKTISTKITADYRYPTVKVSFTQQGITIDVESPDDNVRSRAPDTLQSVDEQGNNIYVYVSFAGRTCNVPANLFQETGSNTNVFRLTIPVAWGQQNAIDCDNLRVTLGVDKASFTLSATYLDRTGSGTYETAKPEVTVQKQSPVNVILLVNDRDINVNPNSIDRLNSRVAGGVIYLYTTDGVNIVDIYEISVYDDKGNFVRAPADINVAFFETDFNSGVFRLIISSPGLFTAGKSYTIKIKDHTGGYTVDVPVTITPVEIKLDRSEYPATPGGLTIYITYSNDLYNIRPERIDYIDDTVVVEIRDANNNQLQQWVVQRLTETDVDSGVFTGSITINIPLDDRVIEGKIVVYDPNYREVAKAEAKLKIFDGSLKVEPSTVKMGDTITITIEDQDLNRDSQRAEEYNLQILSSARCGAMAVRLKETGPNTGVFTATLRVSLEDMPAAFADCLRAPDTFTITYSDVRERELIEGYTRYTMSLQAKVSLVSTTGTLDVKTAEEGYIGLDETFTVTVKDVDLNLRAEQADRATVYIVVEGIRDLEIRPYEVQLDETGSSTGVFTVQIRFRDIPGVPGDLTQRASLVGKKVMIMYRDEADATGVARVVQKILTIKAYEPYITVSPKDFVNVGEDIFINVTDKNRAGARTVDVIVKSTNYPMPITLRAYEVGENTGVFTTKVKVVDPSEWIFGAPQVPALLGDTITITYIAPVNSAGQTNVPVTTSLVVGRYAPIPAKTEKVETLDEYGKPVTPSVGKLTFVSVTVKNVDIVSRDMTVMVVVRDPDGVAVAMFFTTLTLSPGESRAQGFGFIPAKAGTYSVEVYVVKSLADRTVLAEPYSTSLNVV, encoded by the coding sequence TATACCGGGCCTCACAGCCAATGAAATAACTTTAAGGGTTCTAGACCCTGCAGGAAATGCTATAATTCCTAACTTAATTGCACGCAGTGTGGCTACAGGAGTATACTATGCATATCTAGGCGGAGAGGATATACAAAATCTCGCTGAATTCCTTGGTGCAGGAGCAAAGGTTGATCCATCGCAATACGGTGCAATGATTCCTCGGGGGAGGGTTTCTCTCGGCACTACGCTAACCATAGAGGTTCTAGGTTACGGCATCTCCACAACAGTGTACTACGGCTATGTTGCACCTACATCAGTGAAGTTTGACAGAGATGTCGTCCCAACGAGGAGAATAAACGAATACGAGATTACTCTAACAGTAGTCGACCAAGACCTTAACCTAAACCCGGTAGCAGTTGATCAGGGAGGCAATATAATACTAAACCTTAGACTCATCGGTACAGCCGACGGATTCTACGCTGAAGGACAGCTACAGCTACAAGTCGGTAGCGAGAGCAAGGTTAACTCAGCCGAGTTCAGTGTAAGATTTACTGTTCAAGACCTCATCGATGTATTGCAAGGAATAGAGGATAGAGAGGGAGGACCGCTTAAGAAGGGCGATGTAATTCTGATAGATGTTGCCAGCGATGTTGGAGGCAATGATAACACCAAGACGATTTCAACGAAGATTACAGCTGATTACAGGTATCCTACTGTTAAAGTGAGCTTCACACAGCAAGGCATCACGATAGACGTAGAGTCTCCGGATGACAACGTGAGGAGCCGTGCTCCAGACACTCTACAAAGTGTAGATGAGCAAGGAAATAACATATATGTTTATGTAAGTTTCGCCGGTCGGACATGCAATGTGCCTGCCAACCTGTTCCAAGAGACTGGTTCAAACACCAACGTATTCAGGCTAACCATACCTGTTGCATGGGGACAACAGAACGCTATAGACTGTGACAACTTGAGAGTAACTCTAGGCGTTGACAAAGCTTCATTTACGCTGAGCGCCACCTACCTAGATAGAACAGGTTCCGGCACATACGAAACTGCAAAACCCGAGGTGACAGTCCAGAAGCAGAGCCCGGTAAACGTCATCCTACTTGTAAACGACAGAGACATAAATGTGAACCCGAACAGCATAGACAGACTGAACTCGAGGGTAGCAGGTGGTGTAATATACCTGTACACAACTGATGGAGTCAACATAGTCGACATATACGAGATCAGTGTATACGACGACAAAGGCAACTTCGTGCGTGCACCAGCCGACATCAATGTAGCGTTCTTCGAGACAGACTTCAACAGCGGAGTCTTCAGACTCATAATATCTTCGCCAGGGCTCTTCACAGCAGGCAAGTCATACACAATAAAGATTAAAGATCACACAGGTGGATACACAGTAGACGTCCCAGTAACTATAACTCCCGTCGAGATAAAGCTCGATAGAAGCGAATACCCTGCAACACCAGGAGGCTTAACAATATACATAACTTACTCCAACGATCTGTACAACATTAGGCCCGAGAGAATAGACTACATAGATGATACGGTTGTGGTTGAGATCAGAGACGCCAACAACAACCAGCTTCAGCAGTGGGTCGTACAGAGGCTAACAGAAACAGATGTTGATTCAGGTGTATTCACAGGATCCATAACTATAAACATACCACTAGATGACAGAGTTATAGAGGGCAAGATAGTGGTCTACGACCCGAATTACCGAGAAGTAGCTAAGGCTGAAGCTAAGCTAAAGATATTTGATGGATCACTAAAGGTGGAGCCTTCAACAGTTAAAATGGGCGACACAATAACTATCACTATAGAGGATCAGGACTTGAACAGAGATTCACAGCGTGCTGAAGAATACAACCTGCAGATACTGTCCTCAGCTAGATGTGGAGCAATGGCGGTGCGCCTCAAGGAGACTGGGCCTAACACGGGCGTGTTTACTGCAACGCTGAGGGTCAGCCTCGAAGATATGCCTGCTGCATTTGCTGATTGCCTCAGAGCACCAGATACCTTCACGATAACCTATAGCGATGTCAGGGAGCGTGAGCTTATAGAGGGATACACTAGGTACACCATGTCATTGCAGGCCAAGGTATCTCTGGTGAGCACCACTGGAACACTGGATGTTAAAACTGCTGAGGAGGGATACATAGGTCTCGACGAAACATTTACAGTAACGGTGAAGGATGTTGATCTAAATCTGCGCGCAGAACAGGCAGATAGAGCAACAGTCTACATAGTTGTTGAAGGAATTAGAGATCTAGAGATAAGACCATATGAGGTACAGCTAGATGAGACAGGCTCAAGTACAGGTGTATTTACTGTCCAAATTAGGTTCAGAGATATACCTGGTGTACCAGGAGATCTAACTCAACGTGCAAGTCTTGTTGGTAAGAAGGTCATGATCATGTATAGAGATGAAGCTGATGCAACAGGTGTTGCAAGAGTTGTACAGAAGATACTGACAATCAAAGCATATGAGCCATACATAACTGTTTCACCTAAAGACTTCGTCAATGTTGGTGAAGACATATTTATAAATGTAACAGATAAGAACAGGGCAGGAGCACGCACAGTTGATGTAATTGTTAAATCAACTAACTATCCAATGCCGATAACACTACGTGCCTATGAGGTTGGAGAAAACACAGGTGTGTTCACAACCAAGGTCAAGGTTGTTGACCCCAGCGAATGGATCTTCGGAGCACCTCAGGTACCAGCACTACTAGGAGACACTATAACGATCACCTACATAGCTCCCGTGAATTCTGCTGGACAGACAAATGTCCCGGTAACAACAAGTCTTGTTGTTGGTAGATATGCTCCAATACCTGCAAAGACTGAGAAGGTTGAGACTCTCGATGAATATGGTAAACCTGTTACACCATCTGTTGGCAAGCTAACGTTTGTATCTGTAACTGTGAAGAATGTAGATATTGTTTCAAGGGATATGACTGTCATGGTTGTTGTTAGAGATCCTGATGGCGTTGCTGTAGCTATGTTCTTCACAACACTAACGCTATCTCCAGGAGAGTCAAGAGCTCAAGGATTTGGATTTATACCTGCTAAAGCTGGTACCTATAGTGTAGAGGTATATGTTGTAAAGTCTCTAGCTGATAGAACTGTGCTTGCAGAGCCATATTCAACAAGTCTTAATGTTGTGTAG